The following nucleotide sequence is from Clostridia bacterium.
CAAAAACATTAGGTTGACACTCAGGAGCGTTTGAGCCATAATAAAATTATCATATAGCAATATAAGAACATAAAAAGATAGTCGCAACTCAAGGAGAGCGAAAGCGTGGAGCGATTAATAGAATATCTCAAGGTTCTAGCTGATCCCACACGCATGAAAATAATCAAATTCCTTCTAGAGCGCGATATGTACGTCTGTGAGCTGGTATCAGCCATGGACATTGCTCAACCAACTGTATCCCAGCATCTTAGAAGGTTAAGAGCGATCGGCCTGGCGCAGGAAAAAAAGGAAGGCCAGCGCGTTCGTTACCGGTTGGCCAAGGATGTGTTGGATAAATACAAAAAGGAATTAGATTTGTTCCTGGCCGCTCCCATTAAAGACATCTCCCAGATGCAAGAAGAATGGGAGCGCTACGAAGCTCTTGTAGCCAGCGGAAAAGCGCTAAGTTCTTGTCCCCCTCCTTAGGAGTTGTAAAACTTCACATGATGGAAGATACGCATAACCTTTTGCCTTTGAACCTTAATTGAAGGAGATG
It contains:
- a CDS encoding winged helix-turn-helix transcriptional regulator encodes the protein MERLIEYLKVLADPTRMKIIKFLLERDMYVCELVSAMDIAQPTVSQHLRRLRAIGLAQEKKEGQRVRYRLAKDVLDKYKKELDLFLAAPIKDISQMQEEWERYEALVASGKALSSCPPP